From the Lampris incognitus isolate fLamInc1 chromosome 10, fLamInc1.hap2, whole genome shotgun sequence genome, one window contains:
- the LOC130119171 gene encoding basic proline-rich protein-like: MTPDDDDFEVQNRASKTRQNTDVSQGFTQSQVPVTRPEAPVPTQSCQAPATTQHIQAPAPTQHFQAPVPTQYFQTPAPAQHFQTPAPTQSCQGPSTNPAHPGPNTYPVLPGPSTNPAHPGPNTNPVLPGPSTNPAHPGPNTNPVLPGPSTNPALSGASTNQVLPGPSTNRAHPGPNTNPVLPGPSTNPALSGASTNQVLPGPSTNRAHPGPNTNPVLPDPSTNPALPGPSNNPVLPGPSTNPAHPGPNTYPVLPGPSTNPAHPDPNTNPVLPGPNTNPVLPGPSTNPALSGASTNQVLPGPSTNRAHPGPNTNPALSGASANQVLPGPSTNPALPDPSTKPVLPGPSTNPVLPGLSTNPAFPGPSTNPVLPGPSNNPAHPGPSTNPALPGPSPSTNPAHPGPNTNPVLPGPSTNPALSGASTNQVLPGPSTNRAHPGPNTNPVLPGPNTNPALSGASTNQVLPGPSTNPALPDPSTNPVLPDPSTNPALPGPSTNPVLPGPSTNPAHPGPNTYPVLPGPSTNPAHPGPNTNPVLPGPNTNPVLPGPSTNPALSGASTNQVLPGPSTNRAHPGPNTNPALSGASTNQVLPGPSTNPALPDPSTNQCDGMVQSRQANSRNLPLQQRDVKRREETELDTRLM, translated from the exons GCCCCAGTACCAACCCAGTCTTGCCAGGCCCCAGCAACAACCCAGCACAtccaggccccagcaccaacccagcacttccaggccccagTACCAACCCAGTACTTCCAGACCCCAGCACCAGCCCAGCACTTCCAGaccccagcaccaacccagtcttgccagggccccagcaccaacccagcacATCCAGGCCCCAACACCTACCCAGTTTTGccaggccccagcaccaacccagcacATCCAGGCCCCAACACCAACCCAGTTTTGccaggccccagcaccaacccagcacATCCAGGCCCCAACACCAACCCAGTTTTGCCAGGGCCCAGCACCAACCCAGCCCTTTCAGGCGCCAGCACTAACCAAGTCTTGCCAGGCCCCAGTACCAACCGAGCACATCCAGGCCCCAACACCAACCCAGTTTTGCCAGGGCCCAGCACCAACCCAGCCCTTTCAGGCGCCAGCACTAACCAAGTCTTGccaggccccagcaccaaccGAGCACATCCAGGCCCCAACACCAACCCAGTTTTGCCAGaccccagcaccaacccagcacttccaggccccagTAACAACCCAGTCTTGccaggccccagcaccaacccagcacATCCAGGCCCCAACACCTACCCAGTTTTGccaggccccagcaccaacccagcacATCCAGACCCCAACACCAACCCAGTTTTGCCAGGCCCCAATACCAACCCAGTTTTGCCAGGGCCCAGCACCAACCCAGCCCTTTCAGGCGCCAGCACTAACCAAGTCTTGccaggccccagcaccaaccGAGCACATCCAGGCCCCAACACCAACCCAGCCCTTTCAGGCGCCAGCGCTAACCAAGTCTTGccaggccccagcaccaacccagcacTTCCAGACCCCAGCACCAAACCAGTTTTGccaggccccagcaccaacccagtcTTGCCAGGCCTCAGCACCAACCCAGCATTTCCAGGCCCCAGTACCAACCCAGTCTTGCCAGGCCCCAGCAACAACCCAGCACAtccaggccccagcaccaacccagcacttccaggcccca gccccagcaccaacccagcacATCCAGGCCCCAACACCAACCCAGTTTTGCCAGGGCCCAGCACCAACCCAGCCCTTTCAGGCGCCAGCACTAACCAAGTCTTGCCAGGCCCCAGTACCAACCGAGCACATCCAGGCCCCAACACCAACCCAGTTTTGCCAGGGCCCAACACCAACCCAGCCCTTTCAGGCGCCAGCACTAACCAAGTCTTGccaggccccagcaccaacccagcacttccagaccccagcaccaacccagtACTTCCAGaccccagcaccaacccagcacttccaggccccagTACCAACCCAGTTTTGccaggccccagcaccaacccagcacATCCAGGCCCCAACACCTACCCAGTTTTGccaggccccagcaccaacccagcacATCCAGGCCCCAACACCAACCCAGTTTTGCCAGGCCCCAACACCAACCCAGTTTTGCCAGGGCCCAGCACCAACCCAGCCCTTTCAGGTGCCAGCACTAACCAAGTCTTGccaggccccagcaccaaccGAGCACATCCAGGCCCCAACACCAACCCAGCCCTTTCAGGCGCCAGCACTAACCAAGTCTTGccaggccccagcaccaacccagcacTTCCAGACCCCAGCACTAACCAA TGTGATGGCATGGTACAGTCGCGACAAGCCAATAGCCGGAACTTGCCACTGCAGCAGCGCGACGTGAAAAGACGAGAAGAAACCGAACTGGACACACGGCTGATGTGA